A genomic window from Streptococcus sanguinis includes:
- a CDS encoding DNA starvation/stationary phase protection protein — protein MTQVKNGAATDVATFSNQKALPKTKAILNQVVADLYTAHIALHQVHWYMRGAGFMVWHPKMDEYMETLDTTLDEVSERLITLGGKPYSTLTEFIQHSKIEEKAGEFSKDVEESLARVIEIFRYLTGLYQEALDVTDEEGDDVTNDIFVGAKGDLEKTIWMLTAEIGQAPGL, from the coding sequence ATGACACAAGTAAAAAATGGTGCAGCAACTGACGTAGCAACTTTCAGCAATCAAAAGGCTTTGCCAAAGACTAAGGCTATTCTTAATCAAGTAGTGGCAGACCTTTATACAGCTCATATCGCTCTTCACCAAGTTCACTGGTATATGCGTGGTGCAGGCTTCATGGTTTGGCATCCAAAAATGGATGAATACATGGAAACTTTGGATACAACCTTGGATGAAGTTAGCGAGCGCTTGATTACACTAGGAGGCAAGCCTTATTCTACCTTGACTGAGTTTATCCAACACAGCAAGATTGAAGAAAAAGCTGGTGAATTCAGCAAGGATGTAGAAGAAAGTCTGGCGCGTGTGATTGAGATTTTCCGCTACCTGACAGGTCTTTACCAAGAAGCGCTGGATGTAACAGACGAAGAAGGGGACGATGTAACCAATGATATCTTTGTCGGTGCCAAGGGAGACCTTGAAAAGACTATCTGGATGCTGACAGCTGAAATTGGTCAAGCACCAGGTTTATAA
- the trpD gene encoding anthranilate phosphoribosyltransferase produces the protein MKEIIAKLADFKDLSSAEMTDVIERIVTGRVTESQIVAFLLGLKMKGETIEERTALAQVMRGHAKQIPTTIRTAMDNCGTGGDKSFSFNVSTTAAFVLAGGGIKMAKHGNRSISSKSGSADVLEALGINLDLDAASLGKIFEQTGIVFLFAKNMHPAMKYIMPARLSLGIPTIMNLTGPLIHPMSLETQLLGTSRPDMLESTAEVLKNMGRKRAVVVSGPDGLDEAGLHGRTQYALLSDGQISLRSFLPSDIGMEEISLEAIRGGNAKENAEILLSVLQNQASPYLETTVLNAGLGFYANGKTDSIEEGIALARQVIASGAAYEKLKQLQEYQK, from the coding sequence ATGAAAGAGATTATTGCAAAACTAGCTGATTTTAAGGATTTAAGCAGCGCTGAGATGACAGATGTGATTGAGCGTATTGTCACCGGACGGGTGACAGAGTCTCAAATTGTAGCTTTCTTACTGGGGCTCAAGATGAAAGGGGAAACGATTGAGGAACGAACTGCTTTGGCTCAGGTAATGCGAGGCCACGCTAAGCAGATTCCGACCACTATTCGCACTGCCATGGACAATTGCGGTACGGGCGGGGACAAGTCTTTCAGCTTCAATGTTTCGACTACAGCAGCTTTTGTACTAGCAGGTGGCGGAATTAAGATGGCCAAGCACGGCAATCGATCCATTTCTTCTAAGTCAGGATCAGCTGATGTGTTAGAAGCTCTGGGGATTAATCTAGACTTGGACGCTGCTAGCTTGGGCAAGATTTTTGAGCAGACAGGCATCGTCTTTCTCTTTGCAAAGAATATGCACCCAGCCATGAAATACATCATGCCAGCACGTCTTAGCCTAGGTATTCCTACTATCATGAATCTAACTGGCCCGCTTATTCATCCCATGAGTCTAGAAACTCAGCTTTTAGGAACCAGCCGGCCGGATATGTTAGAGAGCACGGCAGAAGTCTTGAAAAATATGGGGCGTAAGCGTGCAGTGGTCGTGTCGGGTCCAGATGGTCTGGACGAGGCTGGTCTTCATGGCCGTACCCAATATGCTCTGCTCTCAGATGGACAAATCAGCCTGCGCAGTTTTCTGCCATCAGATATTGGCATGGAAGAGATAAGTCTTGAAGCGATTCGTGGGGGTAATGCCAAGGAAAATGCAGAAATTCTGCTATCTGTTCTTCAAAATCAAGCTAGTCCCTATCTAGAAACGACAGTTCTGAATGCGGGATTGGGCTTCTATGCTAATGGGAAAACAGACAGTATAGAAGAAGGAATAGCTTTGGCTCGCCAAGTGATTGCCAGCGGCGCAGCCTATGAAAAACTCAAGCAACTACAGGAGTATCAAAAATGA
- a CDS encoding prepilin peptidase → MIHLYFFLLGTVFASFLGLVIDRFPEHSIIAPASHCNACGKRLAPRDLIPIFSQILNLLRCRFCGDKIPLRYLFFECVLGGLFLATSLGTISISQLLLLTMGLTLAIYDQREQQYPLMVWLFFQLSLMMTASVNPLMLFFLTLGLLAFFYNLRIGAGDFLFLASCSAIFSLTEILILIQIASFSGLACFCFKKRKDRLAFVPCLLFGVVVLISYKLLLLG, encoded by the coding sequence ATGATTCATCTATACTTTTTTCTCCTTGGAACTGTCTTTGCCTCATTCTTAGGCTTGGTTATCGACCGCTTCCCAGAGCATTCTATCATCGCTCCCGCTAGCCATTGCAATGCCTGCGGGAAAAGATTGGCACCGCGTGATTTGATTCCTATTTTTTCCCAAATCTTAAATCTTCTTCGTTGCCGCTTCTGTGGAGACAAGATTCCCTTACGCTATTTATTTTTTGAATGTGTCTTGGGAGGTCTTTTTCTGGCAACCTCACTTGGCACGATTTCCATCAGTCAACTCCTACTACTCACCATGGGCTTGACCCTAGCCATCTACGATCAAAGAGAGCAGCAATATCCCCTGATGGTCTGGCTGTTTTTTCAGCTTTCACTGATGATGACAGCAAGTGTCAATCCTCTCATGCTCTTCTTTTTAACCCTAGGACTTCTAGCCTTCTTTTATAATCTTCGTATTGGAGCTGGCGACTTTCTATTTCTCGCTTCCTGCTCAGCTATTTTCAGCCTGACAGAGATTCTCATTCTTATCCAAATCGCTAGCTTCTCCGGCCTCGCCTGCTTCTGCTTTAAAAAGAGAAAAGACAGGCTGGCATTTGTCCCCTGTCTTTTGTTTGGTGTCGTGGTGCTTATTTCTTATAAGCTGCTGCTTCTTGGATAA
- a CDS encoding aminodeoxychorismate/anthranilate synthase component II, translating to MILLIDNYDSFTYNLAQYIGNFAEVKVLRNDDAGLYQAAEEADALVLSPGPGWPADAGRMEELIRDFAGKKPILGICLGHQAIAEVFGGKLGLAPKVMHGKQSILRFEGKSPIYEGLEDGQPVMRYHSILIEEMPEDFEVTARAADDNSIMAIQHKSLLIYGFQYHPESIGTPDGLSSIKNFIDLVK from the coding sequence ATGATTTTATTAATTGATAATTATGATTCTTTTACTTACAATCTAGCCCAGTATATTGGAAATTTTGCAGAAGTTAAGGTCTTGCGAAATGATGATGCAGGTCTTTATCAAGCGGCAGAAGAAGCTGATGCTTTGGTTCTGTCTCCGGGGCCAGGCTGGCCAGCAGATGCAGGACGGATGGAAGAACTTATCCGCGATTTTGCTGGTAAGAAGCCGATTTTGGGGATTTGCTTGGGACATCAAGCCATTGCAGAAGTATTTGGCGGAAAGCTAGGATTGGCTCCCAAAGTCATGCACGGCAAGCAAAGTATTCTGCGCTTTGAGGGGAAATCTCCTATCTATGAGGGGTTAGAGGATGGGCAGCCGGTCATGCGCTATCATTCGATTTTGATTGAGGAGATGCCAGAGGACTTTGAAGTGACGGCTCGGGCGGCTGATGACAACTCGATCATGGCTATCCAGCACAAGAGTCTGCTCATTTATGGTTTTCAGTATCATCCTGAAAGTATTGGAACGCCGGACGGCTTGTCGTCTATCAAGAACTTCATCGACTTAGTAAAGTAA
- the trpC gene encoding indole-3-glycerol phosphate synthase TrpC, translating into MSKEFLPTILKQKEQEVAAMSYEELQPLRSTYSLYEYLKSHPQELQLIAEVKKASPSLGDINLGVDIVEQARTYERCGAAMISVLTDEIFFKGHLDYLREISSQVTIPTLNKDFIIDEKQIVRARNAGATVILLIVAALPEKRLQELYDFATGLGLEVLVETHNLAELEIAHGIGARIIGVNNRNLVTFETDINTSLQLSAHFKDDRVYVSESAIFSKEDAELVAPYFHAVLVGTALMQAKDVAEKIKELKIDKG; encoded by the coding sequence ATGAGCAAAGAATTTCTCCCGACCATTCTAAAGCAAAAAGAGCAGGAAGTGGCGGCCATGTCCTATGAAGAACTGCAACCTTTGCGCTCGACCTATTCCCTCTATGAATATCTCAAAAGTCATCCTCAAGAGCTGCAGCTGATTGCTGAGGTCAAAAAAGCCAGCCCCAGTCTGGGAGATATTAATCTCGGTGTGGATATTGTGGAGCAGGCTCGAACTTATGAACGATGCGGTGCAGCCATGATTTCGGTTCTGACAGATGAAATTTTCTTCAAAGGACATCTGGATTACCTGAGAGAGATTTCCAGTCAAGTGACCATTCCAACCCTCAATAAGGACTTTATCATTGATGAAAAGCAGATTGTTCGCGCCCGCAATGCCGGAGCGACAGTTATTCTTCTGATTGTGGCTGCCTTGCCCGAAAAGCGGCTGCAGGAGCTCTATGATTTTGCGACGGGTCTAGGCTTGGAAGTTCTGGTCGAAACCCATAATCTGGCGGAGCTGGAAATTGCCCATGGAATAGGAGCTCGGATTATCGGTGTTAATAACCGCAATTTAGTTACTTTTGAGACAGATATCAATACCAGTCTCCAGCTGTCTGCCCATTTCAAAGATGACAGGGTTTATGTATCTGAGTCCGCTATTTTCAGCAAGGAAGATGCGGAGCTAGTAGCTCCTTATTTCCATGCGGTTTTAGTCGGAACAGCCCTGATGCAGGCTAAGGATGTGGCAGAAAAAATCAAGGAGCTGAAAATTGACAAAGGTTAA
- the typA gene encoding translational GTPase TypA yields MTKLREDIRNIAIIAHVDHGKTTLVDELLKQSHTLDERKELQERAMDSNDIEKERGITILAKNTAVAYEGTRINIMDTPGHADFGGEVERIMKMVDGVVLVVDAYEGTMPQTRFVLKKALEQDLVPIVVVNKIDKPSARPAEVVDEVLELFIELGADDDQLDFPVVYASAINGTSSMSDDPADQEHTMAPIFDTIIDHIPAPVDNSDEPFQFQVSLLDYNDFVGRIGIGRVFRGTVKVGDQVTLSKLDGTTKNFRVTKLFGFFGLERREINEAKAGDLIAVSGMEDIFVGETITPTDAVEALPILHIDEPTLQMTFLVNNSPFAGREGKWVTSRKVEERLQAELQTDVSLRVEPTDSPDKWIVSGRGELHLSILIETMRREGYELQVSRPEVIVKEIDGVKCEPFERVQIDTPEEYQGSVIQSLSERKGEMLDMVATGNGQTRLVFLVPARGLIGYSTEFLSMTRGYGIMNHTFDQYLPLIPGEIGGRHRGALVSIDAGKATTYSIMSIEERGTIFVNPGTEVYEGMIIGENSRENDLTVNITKAKQMTNVRSATKDQTAVIKTPRILTLEESLEFLNDDEYMEVTPESIRLRKQILNKQEREKANKKKKSAAAE; encoded by the coding sequence ATGACAAAATTAAGAGAAGATATTCGCAATATCGCCATTATCGCTCACGTTGACCACGGGAAAACAACCTTGGTTGATGAGTTGCTGAAGCAATCTCATACACTAGATGAGCGTAAAGAATTGCAAGAGCGGGCAATGGACTCAAACGATATTGAAAAGGAGCGCGGTATCACCATCTTGGCTAAAAATACAGCCGTGGCTTACGAAGGTACTCGTATCAATATCATGGATACACCAGGGCACGCGGACTTCGGTGGTGAAGTAGAGCGGATTATGAAGATGGTGGACGGGGTTGTTCTGGTTGTGGACGCCTACGAAGGAACTATGCCTCAGACTCGCTTTGTATTGAAAAAAGCCTTGGAGCAAGACCTTGTTCCTATCGTAGTTGTGAACAAAATCGACAAGCCGTCTGCTCGTCCAGCAGAAGTAGTGGATGAAGTATTGGAACTCTTTATTGAGCTTGGAGCGGATGATGACCAGCTGGACTTCCCAGTGGTTTATGCTTCCGCTATCAATGGAACCTCATCAATGTCTGACGATCCAGCTGATCAAGAGCACACCATGGCACCGATTTTTGATACCATCATTGACCATATCCCAGCACCAGTCGATAATTCTGACGAACCTTTCCAATTCCAAGTGTCACTCTTGGACTACAATGACTTCGTTGGCCGTATCGGTATCGGCCGTGTCTTCCGTGGTACTGTTAAAGTTGGTGACCAAGTAACCCTTTCTAAGCTTGATGGTACAACTAAAAACTTCCGTGTTACAAAACTTTTTGGTTTCTTTGGCTTGGAGCGTCGTGAAATCAACGAAGCAAAAGCAGGTGACTTGATTGCTGTTTCAGGTATGGAAGATATCTTTGTCGGTGAGACCATTACACCGACAGATGCTGTTGAAGCTCTGCCAATTCTGCATATTGATGAGCCAACTCTGCAGATGACCTTCTTGGTTAACAACTCACCTTTTGCTGGTCGCGAAGGGAAATGGGTGACTTCTCGTAAGGTTGAAGAACGCCTGCAGGCTGAACTGCAAACAGATGTATCTCTACGTGTTGAACCAACTGATTCACCAGACAAGTGGATTGTTTCAGGTCGTGGTGAATTGCACTTGTCAATCCTGATTGAAACAATGCGTCGTGAAGGGTATGAGCTGCAAGTATCTCGTCCAGAAGTTATCGTGAAAGAAATCGACGGTGTCAAATGTGAGCCATTTGAGCGCGTCCAAATCGATACACCTGAAGAATATCAAGGCTCGGTCATCCAAAGCCTTTCTGAACGCAAGGGTGAAATGCTGGATATGGTGGCTACAGGAAATGGTCAGACTCGTTTGGTCTTCTTGGTTCCTGCTCGTGGTTTGATTGGTTACTCAACTGAGTTCTTATCCATGACCCGCGGTTACGGGATTATGAACCATACCTTTGATCAATACCTACCACTTATTCCAGGTGAAATCGGTGGCCGCCACCGCGGTGCCTTGGTATCTATCGATGCTGGTAAGGCAACGACCTACTCTATCATGTCTATCGAAGAGCGCGGAACCATCTTTGTCAACCCAGGCACTGAGGTATACGAAGGAATGATTATTGGTGAAAACTCTCGTGAAAATGACTTGACTGTTAATATCACCAAAGCCAAGCAGATGACCAACGTTCGTTCTGCTACCAAGGACCAGACAGCAGTCATCAAGACACCGCGCATTTTGACCTTGGAAGAATCTTTGGAATTCTTGAATGACGATGAGTACATGGAAGTAACGCCCGAATCTATTCGTCTGCGTAAGCAAATTTTGAACAAACAAGAACGCGAAAAAGCCAATAAAAAGAAAAAATCAGCTGCAGCTGAATAA
- a CDS encoding DUF4190 domain-containing protein, with protein sequence MQEKKKSSLVLGILSIIFGFFIPLVGLILGIIGLVLANSHQKESKLDYKTEKILGIVGIVISVIVWILNVMVLMNGVG encoded by the coding sequence ATGCAAGAAAAGAAAAAATCCTCTCTTGTTTTAGGTATCCTATCTATCATCTTTGGTTTTTTCATTCCATTGGTAGGTCTTATTTTAGGTATTATCGGTTTGGTGTTGGCTAATTCACATCAAAAAGAGTCTAAATTAGACTATAAAACAGAAAAAATTCTGGGTATCGTAGGGATTGTAATTTCCGTAATTGTTTGGATTCTAAATGTCATGGTACTTATGAACGGAGTAGGATAG
- a CDS encoding tryptophan synthase subunit alpha has protein sequence MTKTLTQHLETIQKAGKGIFLPYIMAGDHEKGLAGLAETISFLENLGVSAIEIGLPFSDPVADGPVIEEAGLRSLGHQTSAKSLVASLQNLDTQLPLIIMTYFNPIFQYGLKNFVKDLATTPVKGLIIPDLPYEHRNFILPLLEDSDIALIPLVSLTTGLERQQELIKEAEGFIYAVAINGVTGKSGSYRNDLDQHLSKLRDIAEIPVLTGFGVSTLEDVDRFNQVSDGVIVGSKIVKALHEKDASIAAFIQEAAAYKK, from the coding sequence ATGACTAAAACACTCACTCAGCATTTAGAAACCATCCAAAAAGCAGGCAAGGGAATTTTCCTTCCTTATATCATGGCTGGTGATCACGAGAAAGGTTTGGCAGGATTAGCAGAAACTATCTCATTTTTGGAAAACTTGGGCGTGTCAGCCATTGAAATCGGTCTGCCATTTTCAGACCCTGTTGCAGATGGGCCAGTTATTGAAGAAGCTGGTCTGAGGAGCCTGGGTCATCAGACTTCGGCCAAGTCTTTAGTCGCAAGCTTGCAGAATTTGGACACTCAGCTGCCTCTCATCATCATGACCTACTTCAATCCTATTTTCCAATACGGTCTCAAAAATTTTGTCAAGGATTTGGCTACGACACCGGTTAAAGGATTGATTATTCCGGATCTGCCCTACGAGCATAGGAACTTTATCTTGCCTTTGCTGGAAGATTCAGATATCGCTCTTATTCCTTTAGTGAGTCTGACGACTGGCCTAGAACGTCAGCAGGAGCTGATTAAGGAGGCAGAAGGTTTTATCTACGCTGTAGCCATCAACGGTGTGACGGGTAAGAGCGGAAGCTACCGCAATGATTTGGACCAGCATTTGAGCAAGCTTCGTGATATTGCAGAGATTCCAGTACTGACGGGCTTTGGCGTTTCGACTTTAGAGGATGTTGACCGCTTCAATCAAGTCTCAGATGGAGTCATTGTCGGATCCAAGATTGTAAAAGCTCTTCATGAAAAGGACGCCAGTATAGCAGCCTTTATCCAAGAAGCAGCAGCTTATAAGAAATAA
- a CDS encoding rhodanese-like domain-containing protein gives MTIWILWAVLLGILGWMGFNYLRLRQAAKIVDNGEFEDLIRQGQLVDLRDPSDFHRKHILGARNIPSQQLKDSVGALRKDKAVLLYENSRGQRVTNAALYLKKQGFKEIYILSYGLDSWNGKVKAS, from the coding sequence ATGACAATTTGGATTTTGTGGGCGGTACTTTTGGGAATACTTGGCTGGATGGGCTTTAATTATCTGCGCCTTCGTCAGGCAGCAAAAATCGTGGACAATGGAGAATTTGAAGACTTGATTCGCCAAGGTCAGTTGGTTGATCTGCGGGATCCATCTGATTTTCACCGGAAGCATATCTTAGGTGCTCGCAATATTCCATCTCAGCAGCTGAAGGATAGTGTCGGTGCACTTCGTAAGGACAAGGCTGTTCTCCTCTATGAAAATAGTCGCGGTCAGCGCGTAACCAATGCGGCTCTGTATCTGAAAAAACAAGGATTTAAAGAAATCTATATTCTTTCTTATGGGTTGGATTCTTGGAATGGCAAGGTGAAGGCTAGTTAA
- the trpB gene encoding tryptophan synthase subunit beta, whose translation MAYNQPNQEGFYGEFGGRFVPETLMTAVLELDKAYRESKKDPAFQAELDELLKQYVGRENPLYFAKNLTAYAGGAKIYLKREDLNHTGAHKINNALGQVLLAKRMGKKKIIAETGAGQHGVATATAAALFNMDCTIYMGEEDVKRQALNVFRMELLGAKVESVTDGSRVLKDAVNAALRAWVAQVDDTHYIMGSALGPHPFPEIVRDYQSVIGREAKRQFAEQNAGALPDALVACVGGGSNAIGLFYPFVDDSTVAMYGTEAAGRGVDTDEHAATLTKGRPGVLHGALMDVLQDEQGQILEAFSISAGLDYPGIGPEHSHFNAIQRATYVPVTDEEALEAFQLLSRIEGIIPALESSHAIAYAVKLAKELGPDKSMIVCLSGRGDKDVVQVKERLESETAQKGGAHD comes from the coding sequence ATGGCATATAATCAACCCAATCAAGAAGGATTTTATGGTGAGTTTGGCGGACGCTTTGTTCCAGAAACGCTGATGACAGCAGTTTTGGAGCTGGATAAAGCTTACCGTGAGAGTAAAAAAGACCCAGCCTTTCAGGCTGAGCTGGACGAGTTGCTGAAGCAGTATGTAGGGCGAGAAAATCCTCTCTATTTTGCTAAAAATCTGACAGCCTATGCTGGTGGTGCTAAGATTTATCTGAAGCGGGAAGACCTCAACCATACTGGGGCTCATAAAATCAATAATGCCCTAGGCCAGGTCTTATTAGCCAAGCGAATGGGCAAGAAGAAAATTATTGCAGAGACTGGTGCAGGTCAGCACGGAGTGGCCACCGCCACAGCTGCGGCCCTTTTCAACATGGACTGTACTATCTATATGGGCGAAGAAGATGTCAAGCGCCAAGCCCTTAATGTCTTTCGGATGGAACTTTTAGGAGCCAAGGTAGAGTCTGTGACCGATGGCTCTAGAGTCCTCAAGGATGCAGTCAATGCTGCCTTGCGAGCTTGGGTGGCTCAGGTGGATGATACTCACTATATCATGGGTTCAGCCTTGGGACCTCATCCCTTCCCAGAAATCGTCCGCGACTATCAGAGCGTGATTGGGCGTGAGGCTAAGCGCCAGTTTGCTGAGCAAAATGCAGGTGCCTTGCCAGATGCTTTAGTAGCCTGCGTTGGCGGTGGTTCCAATGCTATTGGGCTCTTTTATCCCTTTGTAGATGATAGTACGGTGGCTATGTATGGAACAGAAGCAGCTGGGCGGGGCGTGGATACAGATGAACACGCTGCGACCTTAACCAAGGGCCGGCCGGGTGTTTTGCACGGTGCCTTGATGGATGTCTTGCAGGATGAGCAAGGACAGATTCTGGAAGCTTTCTCTATCTCTGCTGGGCTGGACTATCCTGGCATCGGTCCCGAACATTCTCATTTTAATGCTATTCAGCGCGCCACTTATGTGCCAGTAACGGATGAAGAAGCCTTGGAAGCCTTCCAGCTCCTGTCTCGTATCGAAGGGATTATCCCTGCTCTAGAGTCTAGCCATGCTATTGCTTACGCAGTTAAGCTGGCTAAGGAGTTGGGACCAGATAAATCAATGATTGTCTGCCTATCCGGCCGTGGTGATAAGGATGTCGTTCAGGTAAAGGAACGCTTGGAAAGTGAAACGGCTCAAAAAGGAGGTGCCCATGACTAA
- a CDS encoding DUF910 family protein: protein MKTLYDVQQFLKSFGIIIYMGKRLYDIEMMKIELKRIYDADLMDKLAYFEAEAVLRREHRLELEYLEKKKET from the coding sequence ATGAAAACCCTGTATGATGTTCAGCAATTTCTTAAAAGTTTCGGAATCATTATCTATATGGGCAAACGCCTTTACGATATTGAAATGATGAAAATCGAGCTGAAAAGGATTTACGACGCCGATCTAATGGATAAGCTAGCTTATTTTGAGGCAGAGGCTGTCTTGCGCCGAGAACATCGATTAGAGTTAGAATATTTAGAAAAGAAAAAGGAGACTTGA
- a CDS encoding phosphoribosylanthranilate isomerase, translating into MTKVKICGLSTASAVETACKAGADYIGFVFAESRRRVSLEQAQKLAALVPPSVRKVGVFVSPRLAELQEAISVANLDLVQIHGDFDEELLTQVGRPVIRAYQVKGELKGVSQQADYLLFDAPLAGSGQTFDWQAFDKNQIHQPFFIAGGLNAGNVREAIQHFAPYAVDVSSGVETDGQKDLEKIKEFIERVKDGI; encoded by the coding sequence TTGACAAAGGTTAAGATTTGCGGCTTATCAACGGCCAGCGCTGTGGAAACTGCATGCAAGGCTGGTGCGGATTACATTGGCTTTGTCTTTGCTGAGAGCCGTCGGAGGGTCAGTTTGGAGCAAGCTCAGAAGCTAGCTGCCTTGGTGCCGCCTTCTGTCCGAAAGGTAGGAGTTTTTGTCTCTCCGCGCTTGGCAGAGCTGCAGGAAGCTATTTCAGTGGCAAATCTGGATTTGGTGCAGATTCATGGCGATTTTGATGAAGAACTTCTGACTCAGGTTGGCCGGCCGGTTATTCGAGCTTATCAGGTCAAGGGTGAGTTAAAGGGAGTCAGCCAACAAGCGGACTATCTGCTATTTGATGCACCTCTTGCTGGTAGTGGTCAGACCTTTGACTGGCAAGCTTTTGACAAGAATCAAATCCACCAGCCCTTCTTTATCGCCGGTGGTTTGAATGCAGGAAATGTCCGAGAAGCGATTCAGCACTTCGCTCCTTACGCAGTTGATGTCTCAAGCGGGGTCGAGACTGACGGACAGAAGGACTTAGAAAAGATAAAAGAATTTATAGAAAGAGTGAAAGATGGCATATAA
- a CDS encoding rRNA pseudouridine synthase — MRLDQLLATNHISRKKMKQSLLQKQILVDGKPACKLSQNVDTGLQQITFQGKQVSGPAHRYYMLNKPAGAVTANRDAEKLTVLDLLDKEVEKENLYSIGRLDRDTEGLLLITDNGPLGFQLLHPQYHVEKTYYVEVNGPLTPKDKSSFQEGIRFLDGTTCQPAQLSILSSSSNLSCATVKISEGKFHQIKKMFLAVGVKVIYLKRIQFGDFTLDPDLATGDYRPLNLEELAIIKKYLEKSW; from the coding sequence ATGCGCCTCGACCAACTGCTGGCTACCAATCATATCAGCCGAAAAAAGATGAAACAAAGCCTTTTACAAAAACAGATTTTAGTGGATGGTAAGCCCGCCTGCAAACTCAGCCAAAACGTTGATACCGGCCTGCAGCAGATTACTTTTCAAGGAAAACAGGTCAGTGGTCCTGCCCACCGTTACTACATGCTGAATAAACCCGCAGGTGCAGTCACTGCCAATCGCGACGCTGAAAAATTGACTGTCCTGGATTTACTGGACAAGGAGGTAGAGAAAGAAAATCTTTACTCTATCGGACGCCTGGATAGAGATACCGAAGGGCTTCTTCTGATTACCGACAATGGTCCTTTGGGATTTCAGCTACTGCACCCTCAATATCATGTCGAAAAAACTTACTATGTAGAAGTCAATGGACCTTTAACTCCTAAGGACAAATCTTCCTTTCAAGAAGGCATTCGCTTTTTAGACGGCACCACCTGCCAACCTGCCCAGCTCTCTATCCTCTCTAGTAGCTCTAATCTGAGCTGTGCTACCGTCAAGATTTCCGAGGGGAAATTCCACCAGATCAAAAAGATGTTTCTGGCAGTTGGTGTCAAGGTCATTTATCTCAAGCGGATTCAGTTTGGGGATTTTACATTAGATCCAGACCTAGCAACAGGTGATTACCGTCCTTTAAACCTAGAAGAATTAGCGATTATTAAAAAATATTTGGAGAAAAGTTGGTAA